Genomic window (Paraglaciecola psychrophila 170):
GTTTAGTGTACCTAAATGTACAAAGCTGTTGTCCACACCATCTATTAAAGGTGAAGGTGTGTACCAAGTGCCATGATCATCTGTGATGCGGGTGTAAAGGTTAATTTTACCGTTGTCTAATTCTTTGGTCAGGTTGATGGTAAATTGATTGCCTTTCTCTGAGGTGAAACCAGCGTCTCTTACCCCTGAGCTTTGTTGTACGTAACCCCCAATCATGTAATAAAAGTCTTCATCTAATGCACCACTTAGTACTGCATCAATACGTTGTAACCCATAGTCTGACGTGGTGTACTTAAATGTACCTTCGGTTATTTCGCTGCCTTCTTTAAGCAAGAAATTGGTGGTTAATCCTGGTTGTCCATTGGATAATACTGAAGCGGGTCCACCCCGTAATGCATCCATGAACTGAATCGTTTCGTCAACGCGAAATAATGTAGAGTTCTCAAGAAAAGAAACGGAAGGAGGGGTATATATCCCAACTCCTTGCAGTTGAACCGTTAAAAAAGGTGCATCGCCACCACCAGGAAAACCCCGGACAAATACGTTGGCGCCTGATACTCCGCCAGAGCTTTCTGCCCAAACACCCGGTACTGCTCTAAAAAGCTCGGCCGTGCTCTTAGGGGCTAACTTTAAAATGTCTGCTGCACTTAATGAGGTAGAGGCATAACTCGCGTCTACCTTTCTAATTGCGGTACCACTTGCTGTACCCGTTACGATAATTTGTTCAATAAAACCTGTGTTGTTACTTTCATCTGACGCTTCTTCTTGAGCGATAACTGGGCTTGCTATGATAAATGCAATGCTGAGTGGAAGTAATTTTTTATGGAATGTTTTAGTTTTCATTGTTGTTACCTACATGTGTGTTTGTGTTCGACTTGTAAACCATATGTAAAAATGCAATCGTTTGCAATTGTTTTGTGCAATCGATTGAAATTATTTTCAAATAATACAAATATGCTAGAATAAAATTGTGCTTGGGTATCAGCATAAATACTTTTTTACTTACTTGTAGAGTCTGAATACATCTTGAAAACAGATAAAAAATTAACCCTTGCTGGACTTGCCAAACTTGCTGGCGTCTCAACTTCCACCGCATCAAGAGCTTTAAACGATAATCCCGTTATTAAACAAGCCACCAGAGATAAAATAAAAGCCTTAGCAAGTAAGCATAATTTCAGTATTAATGCAGCTGCTAGCCGTTTGCGTACTCAAAAAACCAATGTGATTGCTGTGATCCTAAATCTGATTGACCATACTGAACAAAGCATCAGTGACCCTTTCTTACTTAAGGTGGTGGGTGAATTGAATCAGGCACTTAACCATAAAGGCTACGAATTGTTACTGTCTAATTCTTTTATGGCGTCTGACGATTGGGCAAACTATTTTCTATCCAGTAGCCGCGCAGATGGCATCATTGTGGTTGGACAAGGTAAAAGCGATGAAAAAATTGATGCTGTAGCAAGGACTGGACTGCCCATGGTTGTGTGGGGCGACCCCACATCAGACGTTGATTACACCGTTGTAGGGAGTGATAACAAGTTAGGTGGATATATTGCGACCCAACATTTAATCGACAGCGGCTGTAAAAACATTGCGTTTTTAGGTGATCCAGAGCATTTGGAATTGGCTGAACGTTATAAAGGATATCGTCAGGCTTTGTCTGAAGCAGGCGGTGTGCTTGAAGACAGGTTAACCTTATCTATTGATATTACTAGTACAGCAGCTTATGAAAAAATTAGCGAAACGATTTTACACCATGGTTTATTTTTTGATGGCATCGTCACATCAAGTGATATGGTGGCTCTAGGGGCGCTTAAGGCTTTAAAAGAGCGATACATTGGTATTCCTAGTGAGGTGGCTATCGTTGGATTTGATGATATTGCGATGGCAGAGCTGTTCCATCCTTCGCTTACCACTATCAGACAGAACGTTAAAAAAGCGGCAGAAGTGATGGTCAATCAGTTAGTTCTTCAGTTTGAAGGCAAACTAACACATTCTACTGTTATTGATATTGAGTTAATTCCGCGGAATTCTACTCGGCACTAAATAATAATGTGTATATAAACAAGCATTAAAATGCAAACGATTGCATAAATTTTGAGTTGCATATAGACTAACCTTATTATGTGCCTATGAGTAAAGTGTATATGTCTAGATTGCTTGTTATTGTTGCGATAGCCGCCTGTTATTTTATGTTCGCCATTATGTTGAACAGTGTCGGCACGGTTATCTTGCAATCCATAAACAGTTTTGGTGTCAGTAAACCAGATGCCAGTACTCTTGAAGGTTTTAAAGATTTATCCATAGCCTTTGTGTCTTTTTTTATTGCCTCATTTATTCCAAGAATGGGGTATAAAATCGCTTTGCTAATCGGCTTGTTATTGGCAGCAGGAGCCTGTTTACTGACCCCTGTTTTGGGAGACTTCATTGCGATAAAAGTGTTGTTTGCCTGTATTGGTATATCGTTTGCGCTGGTAAAAGTGTCGGTTTATTCCCTTGTTGGCCAGCTCACCCATGACACGCGCTCGCACTCATCACTGCTTAACACCATTGAAGGTATTTTTATGCTGGGGGTGTTATCTGGATATTGGATCTTCAGCGCTTACATTGATCCCGATGCGCCTACTTCACTCGAATGGCTTAACGTATACTATCCATTAGCAGCAGGGTTATTTATCACTGCTTGTATTGTTTTATTCTCACCGATCCAGAAAACCCCAGTTGTATCTCAGCCTAATGGCTTGACCCAAGAGTTTGTTGAAATGCTAAAGTTGGCTTATAAACCGCTGGTTTTAGTGTTTGTTTTATCGGTGTTTCTGTATGTGTTAATCGAACAAGGGATTGGCACTTGGTTACCTACTTTTAACAGTGAAGTATTACACCTACCTGTTGACGTGAGCGTACAAATCACCAGTATTTTTGCGGCTATGATTGCTATTGGTAGATTAATGGCTGGGCAGATATTGAAGTTTGTGAATTGGTATTTATTCCTGAACATATGTATCGCGATGATGGCGGTTTTGATGTTGTTGAGTTTGCCCTTAGCGGATGACATAGACGCAACTGCTGTTACCGGTATTTTTAATGCACCTATCGCCGCCTATCTTTTGCCGATTGCAGGTTTGATGATGGCCCCTATTTACCCGATTATTAATTCTGTGATGTTAAGTTCTTTAGAAAAAGCAAAACATGCACAAATGACTGGGCTAATTGTGGTGTTTTCTGCACTGGGTGGTACTACCGGCTCCATTATTACGGGTCTTGTGTTTGATACCTTTGGTGGAAAAAATGCCTTTTACTTATCACTACTTCCCATGGCGTTACTTGCGTTTACTTTGTTCTTCTTTCGTAAGTCGACCAATAAGCTGTCTTCTTCCACCATACAGAATGAGCAGTAGCCGTTATGTCAGATACTAATGAAGCAAAACAGTGTCTAGAGCAAAGCCTAGATTTTTTCAGCAGTGACTTATTTAACGATGTGCAGCTAGCTGGAATATTTGCCGATAGTAAAACATTCGCCGACGCTTATCCTAAATTCTCATGGTCTGAAATATTCGCTGATTATCAAAAAAATCAGACCTGCAAAGGGTTTGATCTTAGCGACTTTGTGCAGCAGCACTTTGTCATTCCTGAAACAATATTACTCAGCAACGATACCGATAAAGGCTCAGTGAAAAGTTATATTGAATCGTTGTGGCCAAAACTTGAAAGACAGCCAGATAAACTAGACTTATGCTCTTTGTTACCCCTTTCTCATCCTTATATTGTGCCGGGGGGCAGGTTTCGAGAAATCTATTACTGGGACAGTTATTTCACTGCTTTGGGGCTCAATGAGTCGGGTCGGCAAGATATCATTCGTTCAATGATTTTAAACTTTATTGATTTACAGGATACGTTAGGGTGTATTCCTAATGGTAATCGCAGCTATTACAATAGCCGTTCTCAGCCCCCTGTATTAGGATTGATGGTTGAAATGTATTTACAGAATATTGACACGCTTCAGACAAAGGTAAGAAGACAGTTTCTAGAACACTGTGTTCAAGGATTAGACAAAGAATACCAATTTTGGATGCATGACAAAGAGCAATTAGTGGGCACTACTAAGGCAATCAAACGTGTCGTAAAAATGCCAAACGGGGTGTGTTTAAATCGCTATTGGGATGATAGCGTTGAGCCTAGGCCTGAATCATATCGAGAAGATATCGAGGCGGCAGAAAATATTGCAGCAGCTAAAAGACCTGCTTTCTACCGCAATATCCGCGCAGCCTGCGAATCAGGTTGGGATTTTAGTTCAAGATGGTTAGCTAACCAAGATGATTTATCGACAATCCAAACCACGCATATTGTGCCTATCGATCTCAACTGTTTGTTGTATAAATTAGAGACCTTGCTAAGTCAATTTTATACTGAATTGCTTGAGAGTGAACTGAGTTCAAAATTTGCGGCTTACGCCCAAATTAGAAAGGATGCGATTAATCAATATTTATGGGATGAACAAGGTGGTTTTTATCATGATTTTGATTTTATACAAGGTCAAAAAACAACGATTCAATCACTCGCTGCTTGCTTACCTCTTTTTTGTCAGATTGCTTCACATCAACAAGCAGAGCACATTGCAGATAAACTCGAAAATTCGTTTTTAATGGAAGGTGGTCTAGTTACGACACTCAACGACACCGCGCAACAGTGGGATGCGCCAAATGGATGGGCGCCCTTGCAATATTTTGCGGTGGTTGGTTTAATGAATTATGGGTTTGCACCACTATCGGTAACTATTATGAATAGATGGATGACTACGGTGGAGCAACAATTTATTACTGATAACAACATGATGGAAAAATATAATGTTCAACATAGTCAACGTGTTGCACAAGGTGGGGAGTATGAAGTTCAGCATGGTTTTGGTTGGACCAACGGTGTCTCATTGGCATTCTACCAACTGCTAGATGCTGATACATATAGCAACTAAATTCACCTAACCCGTCGCGTAAATGAAGTCTACCCCTCAACCTAATCGAAAGCTGATGCGACGATTTAGATAGGTACAGTGATTGAATGTTCTCTTTTGACAAAAGATTCAGCGTCTTTCATTGCATGAGGTCCTAAAAAAATTCAGATGCAAAGAACTGCAGGCTAAGTGTTAACCCGCAGTTCTGATACCTCCCGGTAAGCTAAAGTATTAAGATATTTGGCGTTCTTGTCCTTCCCAGTAGGGTTTGCGTAACTCGGTCTTAAGCACTTTATTGGCACCAGACAATGGAAATGGCTCGGTTGTGAATTCAATGCTATGGGGGCATTTGTATCCGGCAATCAGCGTATGACAGTGTGATTGCAATGCTTGTGCGGTCACTTCGATACCAGGGTGTAAGATCACTAAAGCATGCACACTCTCACCCCATTGTTCGCTTGGAATACCAATTACGGCACTCGTGGCAACCGCTGGATGCTGGCCAATTGCATTTTCCACTTCAGCTGAATAGACGTTTTCGCCTCCGGAGACGATCATGTCTTTGACACGGTCCATTAGGAAGATAAAGCCGTCCTCATCCATATAACCTGCATCGCCTGTTAGTACCCAACCGTCGCGGATTGTCTCGGCGGTGACCTCAGGTTTGTTCCAATAGCCCAACATAGTGGTTGGCCCTTTAACGGTGATTTGTCCCACATCGCCGCGTGGTACCTCAAGCATGTTGGCATCGACTATTCGGACTTCGCAAACGCGTGTTGGACGTCCCGCTGAGCGCAATTTTCCGGCCTTTGGGCCTTCCAGCACGTGATATTCTTCCGACAGTACTGACGCTATAGGGCTTAACTCTGTTTGGCCAAAAGCCTGTATGAAAGAGGTATTGGGAAACTTCTTAAACGCATCCACCAGTACTGACTGGGTGATGGGCGAAGCACCGTAGGCAATCTGCCGCAAAGATGACACATCAGTCTGTGCCAGCTTGTCGCTTTGCATCACCATTTGTAGCATCACGGGTACCAGCAATACCTGGCTGGGTTTGTGTTTCTCGATGGCAGCCAGTGTGCCATCAGGTGTGAACATGGGTATCACCACATGGGTTCCCGCCATAAAAGTTACCGCACTAAACCAAATTAAATCAGCGATATGAAACATCGGCGCTGCGTGTAGATAAATAGTTTCTTCTTGCATGTTGAGTTCGTGAGCATTGGCAACACCACCCACATAGAAGTTGGTATGTGACAACATCACGCCTTTGGGAAAACCCGTTGTACCACCGGTATAAAAGATACCAGCTAGATCATCACCAGCTCTGCCCGCATCTGCAACGGGGGCATTGCATGCGACAATATCCTCGTAGTTTTGCATGCCATCAGGCGTTTCAGCATCGCCGCAATAGATTATGGTTTT
Coding sequences:
- the treF gene encoding alpha,alpha-trehalase TreF, whose amino-acid sequence is MSDTNEAKQCLEQSLDFFSSDLFNDVQLAGIFADSKTFADAYPKFSWSEIFADYQKNQTCKGFDLSDFVQQHFVIPETILLSNDTDKGSVKSYIESLWPKLERQPDKLDLCSLLPLSHPYIVPGGRFREIYYWDSYFTALGLNESGRQDIIRSMILNFIDLQDTLGCIPNGNRSYYNSRSQPPVLGLMVEMYLQNIDTLQTKVRRQFLEHCVQGLDKEYQFWMHDKEQLVGTTKAIKRVVKMPNGVCLNRYWDDSVEPRPESYREDIEAAENIAAAKRPAFYRNIRAACESGWDFSSRWLANQDDLSTIQTTHIVPIDLNCLLYKLETLLSQFYTELLESELSSKFAAYAQIRKDAINQYLWDEQGGFYHDFDFIQGQKTTIQSLAACLPLFCQIASHQQAEHIADKLENSFLMEGGLVTTLNDTAQQWDAPNGWAPLQYFAVVGLMNYGFAPLSVTIMNRWMTTVEQQFITDNNMMEKYNVQHSQRVAQGGEYEVQHGFGWTNGVSLAFYQLLDADTYSN
- a CDS encoding long-chain-fatty-acid--CoA ligase; the encoded protein is MQIASILRRAAQINPKGIATIYEDRQQTWTQMQDRVARLAGGLQKLGMKLGDRVALLSLNSDRFIEYYFASVWGGGAMMPMNIRWAAAECAYALNDAGAEILIVDEAFKGVAAELKSQVQGLKTIIYCGDAETPDGMQNYEDIVACNAPVADAGRAGDDLAGIFYTGGTTGFPKGVMLSHTNFYVGGVANAHELNMQEETIYLHAAPMFHIADLIWFSAVTFMAGTHVVIPMFTPDGTLAAIEKHKPSQVLLVPVMLQMVMQSDKLAQTDVSSLRQIAYGASPITQSVLVDAFKKFPNTSFIQAFGQTELSPIASVLSEEYHVLEGPKAGKLRSAGRPTRVCEVRIVDANMLEVPRGDVGQITVKGPTTMLGYWNKPEVTAETIRDGWVLTGDAGYMDEDGFIFLMDRVKDMIVSGGENVYSAEVENAIGQHPAVATSAVIGIPSEQWGESVHALVILHPGIEVTAQALQSHCHTLIAGYKCPHSIEFTTEPFPLSGANKVLKTELRKPYWEGQERQIS
- a CDS encoding MFS transporter — its product is MSRLLVIVAIAACYFMFAIMLNSVGTVILQSINSFGVSKPDASTLEGFKDLSIAFVSFFIASFIPRMGYKIALLIGLLLAAGACLLTPVLGDFIAIKVLFACIGISFALVKVSVYSLVGQLTHDTRSHSSLLNTIEGIFMLGVLSGYWIFSAYIDPDAPTSLEWLNVYYPLAAGLFITACIVLFSPIQKTPVVSQPNGLTQEFVEMLKLAYKPLVLVFVLSVFLYVLIEQGIGTWLPTFNSEVLHLPVDVSVQITSIFAAMIAIGRLMAGQILKFVNWYLFLNICIAMMAVLMLLSLPLADDIDATAVTGIFNAPIAAYLLPIAGLMMAPIYPIINSVMLSSLEKAKHAQMTGLIVVFSALGGTTGSIITGLVFDTFGGKNAFYLSLLPMALLAFTLFFFRKSTNKLSSSTIQNEQ
- a CDS encoding LacI family DNA-binding transcriptional regulator, giving the protein MKTDKKLTLAGLAKLAGVSTSTASRALNDNPVIKQATRDKIKALASKHNFSINAAASRLRTQKTNVIAVILNLIDHTEQSISDPFLLKVVGELNQALNHKGYELLLSNSFMASDDWANYFLSSSRADGIIVVGQGKSDEKIDAVARTGLPMVVWGDPTSDVDYTVVGSDNKLGGYIATQHLIDSGCKNIAFLGDPEHLELAERYKGYRQALSEAGGVLEDRLTLSIDITSTAAYEKISETILHHGLFFDGIVTSSDMVALGALKALKERYIGIPSEVAIVGFDDIAMAELFHPSLTTIRQNVKKAAEVMVNQLVLQFEGKLTHSTVIDIELIPRNSTRH